The DNA window TCCATGGCTTGCATAACAGTATGTGCggtatacagagtgaattcctaacgatgcacgttccgtcgtctgctaaaattcAATGCGCACGGGGTACAGTCCGATAGCGGCTGTTTGCCAGGgcgaccaaccgtcataaattTAGACAACAGCTCGCCGCAATGTGTGACAACTCAAAGTTTTTTACAACTGTGAATTGAGCACAACTGCCAGCgaaaactgtcaaaattttttaggttAGCGACAGTTGGTCGCCCTGGTAAAGAGCTCGTATACAATACTCTCGTATTGTAGCGCGTGCGCACTAACCTTTAATAAACAACGAAGCGTGCAGTCGTTAAGAATTCACTCCGTGCAACGAATATAACTAGACAAGCTTTGATGGAGCATCTTATCCGGAGTCATATAGATGTGTGTGTAATGTAATGTAGTAGAACGATTAGCGAAATATTTGCGCGAAGCATTGTAAGCATGGAAGCATCGTCAGATTATTGCGTATTAATTGTTCGTAAGAGGACACcggtgaaaattgttaaccAGGCAATTTCAAAGGCATGATCCACGAAGAGATGTCGCGTCCTAAGCGATGACGGGCCGATGAATGACGCCAGTGAACAAGGTTGCGCCCAAATCGCTATGTTGTATTGCGTAATAAGCCGGGTGATCAACCACGAATCTGTCTGGTTTCCGGGGCGGGTAACTTATGCTCAGCACTTGAGGTACGACGACCGCTGAAgtaagagaaagagagaaaataaaacttaaCAATAACGAGAAGAAATAATATGCAGGGTCGTAGAAGAAACGCACTAGTGTGAatagaatgaatttttatggtATCACCTTTCTGGAACTTTAAAAGTATTGTTTTAATAATGCGGAGTTTACAAAACCTCGCTGCAGTGTGTTTTGCTTAATTATACGGTTtatactgaatttcagacatttCTAAAATagcgaaataacggttttaaCAAGTGAAAAAACCAACATCGTTGTGTTATAGAAAGTTAGGATCTTTATTCTTGGACCTTTTTTCTTGCTTTAAAAAGCATACATTTTGTCGTGAGAATTGACAATTTGCTGTTGtcataattttaatcaaaGCATAATGGAGTATTATGGGCTGGGAggcgatttcgaaaaatctccTCAAGTCCGTGAGAcgcatatatttttcatctgaTATATACTTGGTCACAATAATTCTAAGACGGTTAATTTTTCCGAAGAGtcggttacgttggcaatgcTGAATCAGTCCGCAGCGCCACCACCGGCCACAAGagactcaatttttttttttaaacataacGTTACTGTCACCTGTCTGTATTTTTGTGTTAGATTCGACAGTCATTggttatgttacgtttgaCAAGATTGAACTTGTTTCTAGGCCAGCCGGCTATAGCGCTGCGATCTGATACTGCATTACCAATGTAACCGACTTAACGACTCATTTACACAATTATACATATCAGAATCATTGTTACCAAGTGTACATACATCTGAATCGAGATTCGAACAAAGTGCAATAATTGGTATATGCGATTCGATATCACGGCTTAAGCAATGACGGGCTGATGAACAGCGACAGTGAATAAGGGAACGTCCAAGTTACGATAATAAATCGCAAAGTGCGCTGGCCGATCGACGATAAATCTTTGTGGTTTCGGGGGTGGCCAAACGGCACTTGCTGGCACGGCGAAGCCCACTAGAATAAGaaacatgtatgtacacattAACATTCACGACTGATGTATCAAAATTGTAACGGACACTTGGTCGCAGTGATTCTAAGACGGTTAATTTTCCCGATAAATGGGTTAGGTTGGCAATGCTGAATCAACCCGCAGCGCCACCGGCGGCCACAAGAGGCTCAATCTTAGTAAACACAACGCAACTGTCacttgtttatatttttttgttaaattcgACAGTCATGGATTATGTTACGTTTACAAAGATCGAGCCTGTTTCTAGACCGGCCGACGGTAGCGCTGCGGTCTGATACGGCATTACCAACGTAACCGACTTACCGATTCGCTTGGAAAATTATCCGTCTCAGAATCACTGCTACCAAGTGTACATGCATCTGAATGCAGAATCGAACAGAGTGCAACAATTGGTATACGCGATTGCATATTACGGCTTAAGCAATGGCGGGCTGGTGAACAGCGACAGTGAATAAGGGAAAGTCCAAGCTACGGTGATAAATCGCAAAGTGCGCTGACCGATCGACGATAAATCTTTGTGGTTCCGGGGGTGGCCAAACGGCACTTGCTGGCCCGCTGTTGCCCACCACTAGAATAagaaatatgtatgtacatattaaTATTCACGAGCGGTGTATGAAAATACTGTCCATCACCTTGGACGGTGCAAGCAGCTACTGAGAGTATAATAATCACTGCACaaagtaaattcgaaaaagaaaGTCTGTGTTCTGAAAAGCTCATCCGAAAAACGAGTCTTAATTCTTCAGCGCGCAGTGCGGGTGCCTAGACTCTATATACCTAGATAtatactgatttttttttcctttctctttttcttttcatttttacggCTTAGGGAAggtttcaaataattgatgTCCAATGATTATAAGTGATTTGCGATTTATTTGCGATTACGCTGTAGCGAATTAAGCGGCGATACAATAGGCGATAATGTGGATTAGTGCATGCGTAAAACGCTAATTAAAATGAGTTTGAAGTTTCTTCCGCAATATTTCATTGCGTTAACGTTACTGACTTCAATTTCGTTAGTTAGATGGCTAAGCAAAAGCGTAAATTAGTTTTCAGCAACGTTAAAGCATTCGAATTGATCAAAATAGAAATTGCTTTAAATGCGAGGTATTACGCAAAGTTGAAAAGAGTTTCGAGTTCTTTTTTACGCTGTAATGAAAAAGACGtcgttaaaattttgtaacgagAAAATGGATTAGGAATATATAGAAGTTCTTTCATCGCAATATAAATCGTGTCACCGCAGAATAAATGCCAAAATTTTAGCTAAACAGTTCTGAAACCCGATTTAATTTGACGGCTTAAAATCTTTccaaataagaataattttgtttaattcaatagaacaaataattgacgatcgaatttttttaaccaattcACGTTTTCAATAAAACCACGTTTCGTGATATTTCTTTAATAACGCTGACAAATAGTGGCAGGTCCAGCTTACGATGATGTATCGCACAATACACCGGTCGGTTGACCGCGAATATTTGTGGCGGACGGTTAATTCTTCCCGTAGAAGTTGCTacaaatttgagaaaaaaaaaattgaaattaagcATAGAATGAAtcgcagctaattgcgcgaTACGAAGGTTATCGATATAAAAGAGCGAAAGCGTACGAACATAGAATAAATTAGAAGGGGATTTCAAAGACGCCCTCCACTAAGAGCAAGCACATTACagatataacaaaaaatttgtcaagtAAATCTCGGAACATTCATGCATCTTGTCCTGTGAGAAATAGCGTTTCGATTAAATGCTGGGAAAAAATCATCGCTGTACGAAAGACTGGGTCGAGCTTTTGCAGAGTATTGTATATACTACACAATACAAAAGAGATGTCTGAAGGATTGCTTACAAGGTTTGACAAGGAAAACGATAATGGAAGAATCTAAAAGTTATTCCAAGTATTCGGTGTTATGGAAATGCATACAAATAAACGTTATTATTGAATGTATACACGAAAAAACGCAGTAAATTATATAGATAATTATTAGCATCtagtttctgaaaatttcacactatCTGTAGGGCGATTTAGTTTTGGAGTGATCGTTGAAAATGAACGCTTTATGCAGAGATGGGAAAGTGAAGAACGCCTTTGAACAAGGGTAGGTCCAAGTCGCGATGATGTATCGCATAATAGATTGGCCTATCAACCATAAATCTTTCTGGTGGTGGGGGTTGGTAATTGGCGCTTACTGGCAGGAGTATAAATcctggaagaaaaataatgtattatgTAAGATACATAACCCAGCGCTGCGTTCATTCATTACACGATGCAATGCATGGCTatcaaggttttttttttcaaatatgtacATGTACAATAATAAACGGTGAGTAATAGAATTCTGGACTAATCCTAAATAGTTTGATGCTAGGGTAAAGCTTTTGAACGATTCGACTGACTTGATACGTTTCTGAACATTGGTCAAGAGATTTTTGACATGAAATTTATACGCTCTGAATGAGAACAGCGGCATGGTAAAATCTTAAATTCCTATTCGATATCTGGGATAAAGATTGATCCAACGTACCTAGAAATTCGACCGAAAGCACGGACGGGATGAGACTTTGGACGAGCATAAATGCTCGGATTACAATTGCGTAGAAaagcgtatatgtataaggcATAGAGAAAATGAATAGTGAGATAGGTTTATTAGTACAATGATTTACGAATGAATATATGcaagagattaaaaaaaaaaatcttgcatTACCCCGTACTCTGAGTATTTGCTagaatataggtatgtataattttgacataaatttatcgtaaacTAAACCGTGGAAATATTCATGCGGTTTGAGACACAGGTTGATACAGATTTCCGATAAATAAGACTGCGTTAAAATTCCGATGGTATATCATGTAACAAGCTGGCTTGTCGACGAGGAATACTTGCTGAGGGTTAGGCAACGCCATGCCAGGAAGAACTTGGAGCTCTGGAAAAATCACCCATCATATCACACTGTTTTGTTTCATCGCACataacgttgaattttttgaaataccCCTGTAGCGAAAGTCgattttgcaataattttcaatgaacatcgggaaaaaatttggcaaagaTAATCGCAAATCCAAGCGCAGGTCAAGCGGACATTTGAAAACAGAAGCGCAATATTCGTACACTCATGAATACAAATGTGTATATTCAACACCTTAGGAATAAAATCGGGGTAATAAATTGGACCTAAAACGAATTTGGTGGAAAATTTTGGCCCCCTTCGAATATATTTAACGATATTATGTtattatcttattctaaaaAGTTTACGCATGTTTTAGCCGTGCATTTCAAACCAATATCCGAAAACCAAAAAACTgctgattaaaaatattttgtcggATTTATAGTGATTTTTTAGTGTATGGAGCATTCCTCGTCTGTTAAAATTTACGGTAACAAATGACGACAAATTCGTGAAGCCcccaaattaaaaatatgaaatatgatatcggattaaaaaaatgtcgcaGAAACGACAAGTttcgttttgaaaataaaaaagaataaaaacaatttgttaGAAGAGATAAAACGTCAGCTGGTAAACAAAAAACGTTCGTCAGATTCATCTCACCGAGGCTTAATTCTTATGCGAATCATTTCTTGGGTCTCGTACTTGCCCTGCGATTATCGGCACTGTCTCTGCCTGACGAAGGAAAAGTATAAAGGGCCGGTTCACGTTCAAGACCGTTGTCTTTTTTGAGATATCGAAAGAACGCCGTCCGCTCAATCCTGTATTACATAAACGTgagaatatatgtatgtggTTCATCAGATAATAATCTTAAGAATTGCAACATTACCTAAAGTGTGGATTCCGTAAGTAAATCCCAAATTTCCCCCCCAAAAAAGAAACCGCTCAATAATATCGTAAAAAATGCATCCCTTATGAAATATTACCGATAAGCTTTGATTCAAAGAACTTGAAATGTTCACGATTTTGCTAATAGAAATGGTTAGataatttatgtatgtacatctaattacattaatataacagaaaaacaaaaaggatACCGCATAATTGTTCAATGTTAATTATTCCATAAAATAAGACATCGTCAATTTATGTaaaatcactgaaaaaattagaccCAATAGTCAatatgttgagaaaaaaaaattgttaaccTGTTGTTGACGAAATGAAGATGTTTCTCGCCAGAGTTGTTCTGTATCCAACGCGTTAAACCTTGTAATGAAAAGGTGGGTAAGAAATTGTGAATATGGCTGTAAAAAATCAGTCACTCAATTttgaacttttgaaaaaaatggtagtAACGTATTTTAATATAATACCGTAGCTAGTCAAACGTTGGTTTTACATTCCACAGGCCTTTAGTCAGAAAGTAAGAAAGTCGAAATTCACTGACAACAAATTGAGTTTAGAGAGCTGTATGTTTATTTCTCACTGGTTGCTTGATGCAATTAATTTACAGGCTATATACGTACATCATGTAAACACGTGTTGATAACTTTGTAACACGTAACAGTTACGGATAACAAGTAATTCACGGTATTGCTGGGCTTGAAATGTGGCCAATAAATAACGGAGAATCCAATTCGCGATGGACGATCGATAACAGGAACGGTCGATCCactttcatttcttcttcGGGTGATAGAGACTCGAGCATGATTGTCAATTCTGTCacagaaatattgaaattctcaGACACGACTGACATCACCGGTGTGACGGATGTCATGATGAACGAGATATGAAACTAGCAAGCGTCCCAacacatatttttaattcgcaAATATTTCCCACTTTTGCATTCCAGGGAAACCATTGCATTTGAATGCCTAGAGAAATTGGAAATCGATAATAACGAATTACTCTATCGGCAATGCGTTcagaaattctttttattccttACGACCTTAAACCATTCAGAGAGTATACattataacaatattattgaaatttgacaTCGTCTCGGACGGAAACGTTGGATAAATTATGTCGTCGTTGGAGTCGAGAGTTTTCCATGGAATATCGGAGAAGCCAATTCACGGTGCAGAATCAAGTGGAGGAACGGTCGATCCACTTTGATCTCTTCTGACCACGACGCCAATGGAGGGGTGACATCAATTTCTACCGCAAACATAATTAAATGCGAAACTATCAGTAAAACGAGAATCAGCTCATGCGCGAACCAATGTGGAGGTCTTATAATAAACCGTGGGCGATTCGATTTCCGAGGGATTATCGATAACTGGAATGAACAGTCCAtcgtgattttatttattccctGGACTCTAAAAATTAGTTAGCGAAAACTCCCTGCGTAACTCATGCAAATACCAAACTATGACCAGAGCAGATTATCCACATGTTTTATGTCGTCGAAAGGATAAAAATGGAGAACCAGTGGGTGTTTTTTCTACTCGATTGATCGtatcgaaaattttgcaaaacaaaCATAAGAAGATTTGCACGAATACTactgaaatttgatttttcacgtTCAAGCAGTTTCTTTATTGCAATATACACTATAAATTTCATTGGGTATGACAAAAGTAATCTTCTTATATGATACAAAAATGcaggtatacaaaaaaaagaaaaaaaaatcatttatacTGTGGTGGGATTCAGGACCTGACCGGCGAACAATGTAGCCTCCAATTCGTGATGGAATATCAAACAGAAATACGGTCGGTCCACTTTTACTGTGGTTTGCCAATGAAGTGCACTCAACAGTACATACTCCATCTCTGCAAGAAcatgagaaaattgaaaaaacaatatttgaaatggtACACGTATAATGGAAGCAGATTTTCTCTATCACAGCTTGAAACGCATGTCGAAATCACAATATGATAATCAGGGTACCATATTGAATGGTAAGCTACATACGAATTTCATTTATGTGTCAAAATGACGGTGCTACTGTTACTCAAAGTTTCATAGTTACGCGAGTCAGTACAGATGCAATACTATAAAAATTAgtgaaatcgatgaaaaatataggGAAATTTGTCGTACTGCTGATGTGATAAAATGGTAGAAGGAAAATAGAATAGCTATGAGAGTTCTGGGCATAGATCCCTATTACCGACATTTACCGACATCACTCCAACACAACCGTTTTTCTAGAACTTGACTTACTATGTTCTGGAAAAAGATTTGTCGTgatgtcggtaagtgtcggtaataGGGATCTGTCCAGAACTCTTATAGATATTCTGATGAGGGAATCTCGAACATTAAGTCAACATGAATGTGGTCCGGGACACGGGCGAGAAGAAACGATGCGATCATAAGACAGAAGATATCCCTGTTGAATAACGGAGATTCCAGTGCCGTATTCACAACCATGCAAAATCACGGTCAGTCTATATTGAATTTCTGCGGTCATAGAGGTGCGCTAATCAATCTCCTTTTCAGAATTGCGACAAAAAGGGTCGTTTGCAACGGCATGCGAGAAAAATTCTGactaaattttgtaaaaaagtaCCAGGTCCCAGACATGGGCGCGAGGAAATCACGCGATCATAGGACTGTTAAATCGGCTACGCTAAACCTCAAACTACGATGTTTAAAGGCACAACATGATCATTACTGAATCAATACTGGCGATGTGATCCGAAGATGCAGAAGCATCATGACGTATCAGACTGCCCGTAACTTCACAAGTACTTCAGATATAACTGTGTAGTTTGCTAATTATTTAGTAATTAGATGGACCACGATTCATGGATTAGTGTAGACAGAAGTCTCAGGGAAACGTTTTCGAACTACTTTCAGCAAATATTGTTTTTGATTTCCATAATTGCAAATTGATGAATTGAACTATTCTGTGAGAATTTCAGCAACGTCATTACTGCGTAGCCATGAAAACAAGTGTAGTAATGTGTGTATATTGAAACGGTAAATTTTTACGTCTGAAAATGACATAAATCATACAAAAACACACGCTTCTAAATTCCGCGATCCCTAAATACGAACCGATTTCAATGAAACCTCTTAAAACGGCTAGCATTTTCTATCTTTCACAACATATATTAAACGAGTTAATATAGTATCGACACCTTGATTTTTTTGGCACAGTGAAATTCATGCGCGTGGTAGGTCCAGATATCGATGTGCTATATTGTTTCCATTCAACAAATACACAAAATTATTGTCGTCTCAAGAATACAAATCACACTATAGTTGAACTGACAATTTGGCCGTTCAACAACGCAGATCCTACTACGCGGTGTACGATAGAGTAAAGAAATGATCGATACACTCTAATTACAGTCGATGAGGAAGGTATACATAATTGGCATAAGGATTCTCCCCGTAATTTTGATCTCTGCCACATAAACAATTACTCGACACCAAATACTTGCAATAAATTCCAAAACGATCAACATCACCAACACTGAACAAAAAACTAAACATGGACTCTGCATACGTCTACAGACATGTTACAACAGAAACAAACTCGCACTACCTTCACACTGTTGACTTAATATATCCACAGCCGTGTTATTGGATAGTATCAATAAGTCTTTTCAAGTATAGTTTTTCGTGTGACTTCACAGATGCTTTGGAAATTAACCAGAGCTGACGACAGTTGCACGaaaattatacacacgtattgTGTGTCGCATGTGCTATGATATTGAGAGCACGTCTTGGATGACGAAACAAAATTAGCGATATCTGAAAACTACGAATGACAGTACCGTAGGGCTAAAAACTTTGCCAATGAAACATGAATGATCAATTAAATGAGTGGTTGAACCACTTTGATTGCATATATCTGCGGACGTGAACGCTGCACGAATCCGAATCGTATTTCATAAACAGTCATTCATATGGGCATACAAGTATTTACACCAACATCTTGTTAGAAATGTCATACAAGACATAATAATTGGTCAGTTCTGATGAGATGGCTACTGTAAAATATGAACGTGTCAATTCAGtgtaatttacaattttattaagCATGCATATTTAGACGCAGTCTTAAAACCGACAATGAGAATTGTCGAGCGCGATTTCagtaggaataaaaaaaattgtcgatatTAGATGGCTGTATAAAAAAGATACGGAGAGCGCTTCGTGGAAGATTTGTTTGTCGGTGTGAGGAATagtggtataaaaaatatgtcaagCGAACAGGGTCTGAcggatttaaaaattgaatactgaataattgaaaatttagttTACGCAACGCCCTAACATTGTGcagattttttactttgtttcaaaaacgatgaaataccaaaaaaaattactggtATGAATAACatttaatgattataagatCGAgggttaaataaataatacgatAAACCCAATAGCGTGTCTTCTGTCTGAAGAATGAATCTGCATCAAACGATGTCATTATTCTCTATTCGTAACAATCGAGCTATGAATTGTTACCGATAGCAAAATGAGTTTTCTTTCGGATAGCAGAGTAGAGATTATTATTTCGCTCATTAATAAGCAGATACTTGGATTGATGAAGCGCTGGAAAGTTATATAGTATAAATTCTAGGAAAATTATCAGCAAAGAATCGTTTTGTAACTATGATAAGCAGGTAAAGATCAGAAAATTGTATAACTTACTTTGCAAATTCTTCATTATCTTCTGTCACAATATACGTGATATAGATATTATTCACTCACAtagaaatggaagaaaatgaTCAAGATGCTGCTCGCACGACGTtgtgttaattaaattttaatttacacTTCCACATCAATAATTGACACGTCAAATTTGCAAGTAAAATACCTTCAGTAAGTAGCATGAGATACTTGCAGTATTTCATCGCAATAATTACAGAGTTTAGTTGAGCAAgcagataataataatcagatgtttttgatgaaatgaaaaatgaatagatAAGATTTTCTGTTGCCAATTCTTTCCAACAATAGATTACTATGCACAGAAACATGCGATCTAATCCTGAAATTGTGAAGGATGCAAGTTCAACCCGTTCGTACGACGAATTTCTCCCGAGTAATTTGCTAAAAGTATGCATCATTGGTTACATTTAGTGGAAAAAGGTTCGAcctccaatatttttttttttttaacaaggTATTTCCTAAACGTGTGAAAATCGGTAAACTCGTTACCAACAAGTTGAACAGAGGAATAACATTTCCACCACATGTCTATTTCTGGTATACGTGGCAAGACAAAAATAGCTTCAAATAATTCCAATAGTTATAAAATGTGTATCCAGAGATGATGgatttgtaatgaaaatcaaagCTCCCCATGTTGTTGCATGcgataaaacgaagaaagGAAACAacaaaagtttaaaaatttccgaaCGGTAATCAGCTCGACCAAGATTCTCCACACTTTTAAAAAAGGTTCAATTGACTCACCAGTAACAGCGGCTGCCTCGCTACCTTCCTCGTTAACTTCGATGAACGCCTTCTGAATAACTTTGCTGATTTTGAGCGGTGCGTTAGCCATGCCAGAGAAGTCGGCGCCGTTTTGGAACATTTCAGACATACCCATCTGAAACGAAACTCAGTATATAAAAGCACTCGTGTAACCGTGAataaagaacagaaaaagaaatgagtaagaaacgccacaaaaaaaaaaatcaatcaaccttgttatatgaaaaaaaattgttgatatatTAAAGACATACCTTTTCCAAAGATGGCTTAAGGTCCAATGTTGTTTCGATCTTGAATTTCGGAAGGTACAACATAACTTCATTTGAATACGCGCGTTTCAAGTGGTCGGTTAAATTTACAGTATGGAGATTATCCTGTATTCGCTTCAGTCCGTCGATTTGATTCGGTCGAATGATGATCATGCTGAGTTCTTTACCCTGAAGATGAGAGAGAAATGCTGCAGTGTCACGCCTtaagaatgtataaaatttttcatcttcccTAGCTTTACGCATTAGCGCACAATTCAAACTTGTGCAGATCCAGTTCGATTACAGAAATAGATTAGAGAAAATCTAAACGATCCTCTCGACGGTTGTGAAAAATACTTCGTACTGCTAtcatgttgaaaaatttcggaatcaagaatgaaagaaaaacgagacaCTTTTGGTTACGAGATAACTGTCTCGTAAAAATGTTGCCATTATCATTGTCTTTGCTGTTTGCAGAACGTACCTCATATGGTATTTCGATGAATTTCGCATCGACTTCCGGAATATTTCCGAATCGGTAATTTCTCTTTATGTACATGGTAGGGACGTTAATGGTAGTTTTTGCGTCAACGTGGAAAGGTCTATCTTCAGTCTGGGTTGAGTCAAACTTCGTGGCCCAGTTACCCTTGAAGTAAACGGCGTTTACGAGAACCAACGCGGTATCAGGAGTGAGGCTGTCTGTGTAGGAAGAATTGAGAAACAGTAGCGAACATCTAACACGAGTTGATTTTATCTCGTAATCAAACATACCTGGAGTAACTACATCCTTGATACGATGGTTAGTCTGCTCGTCACACCAAGCGTTTATGCTAGCGGCGGCAGTTGCCGAACGACCAAAGTCAAGACTTTCGGTTTCCGCCAAGAATTTTACAGCAGTTATTTCCTTGTACGAAGCCTTTATAGGAACCATGTCTGAAGTGTAGATTTTATTGGCCATCTTTAGTTGAACTCCTTTCACAGCCTGAAACGATTAGTGTCCTTCATTAACCGAAAGAGTCCAACACAATACTTGAAAGAAAACAGATTAGT is part of the Neodiprion virginianus isolate iyNeoVirg1 chromosome 5, iyNeoVirg1.1, whole genome shotgun sequence genome and encodes:
- the LOC124305641 gene encoding alaserpin-like isoform X1 gives rise to the protein MFERLIFTGRFVKGVSSFTRHSRKVLLFSAAAFAVCAMADPSNDPLRIIARSTGGFSNRFLKTVVESNPGNLISSPLSAQVVLAMAAYGAGGSTATQMRTSLGIPANNALGQSGYKSLIETLNAVKGVQLKMANKIYTSDMVPIKASYKEITAVKFLAETESLDFGRSATAAASINAWCDEQTNHRIKDVVTPDSLTPDTALVLVNAVYFKGNWATKFDSTQTEDRPFHVDAKTTINVPTMYIKRNYRFGNIPEVDAKFIEIPYEGKELSMIIIRPNQIDGLKRIQDNLHTVNLTDHLKRAYSNEVMLYLPKFKIETTLDLKPSLEKMGMSEMFQNGADFSGMANAPLKISKVIQKAFIEVNEEGSEAAAVTAMFIEDRCLIMPHEISVDRPFLYAIVLLHKTTEGKLENIVPLFIGRVTNPVP
- the LOC124305641 gene encoding antichymotrypsin-2-like isoform X13, with translation MFERLIFTGRFVKGVSSFTRHSRKVLLFSAAAFAVCAMADPSNDPLRIIARSTGGFSNRFLKTVVESNPGNLISSPLSAQVVLAMAAYGAGGSTATQMRTSLGIPANNALGQSGYKSLIETLNAVKGVQLKMANKIYTSDMVPIKASYKEITAVKFLAETESLDFGRSATAAASINAWCDEQTNHRIKDVVTPDSLTPDTALVLVNAVYFKGNWATKFDSTQTEDRPFHVDAKTTINVPTMYIKRNYRFGNIPEVDAKFIEIPYEGKELSMIIIRPNQIDGLKRIQDNLHTVNLTDHLKRAYSNEVMLYLPKFKIETTLDLKPSLEKMGMSEMFQNGADFSGMANAPLKISKVIQKAFIEVNEEGSEAAAVTAGFAVAYSSPVPSEPPEFKVDRPFYYEIKSVTHNVPIFAGVHKGL
- the LOC124305641 gene encoding antichymotrypsin-2-like isoform X11; amino-acid sequence: MFERLIFTGRFVKGVSSFTRHSRKVLLFSAAAFAVCAMADPSNDPLRIIARSTGGFSNRFLKTVVESNPGNLISSPLSAQVVLAMAAYGAGGSTATQMRTSLGIPANNALGQSGYKSLIETLNAVKGVQLKMANKIYTSDMVPIKASYKEITAVKFLAETESLDFGRSATAAASINAWCDEQTNHRIKDVVTPDSLTPDTALVLVNAVYFKGNWATKFDSTQTEDRPFHVDAKTTINVPTMYIKRNYRFGNIPEVDAKFIEIPYEGKELSMIIIRPNQIDGLKRIQDNLHTVNLTDHLKRAYSNEVMLYLPKFKIETTLDLKPSLEKMGMSEMFQNGADFSGMANAPLKISKVIQKAFIEVNEEGSEAAAVTGITATFKMARVTENQPESFHVDRSALFAIRHTSSGTIIVTGLLTRP